In one window of Corallococcus macrosporus DNA:
- a CDS encoding glycoside hydrolase family 31 protein: MHVADAHVEPYRLRLSGRHAVLEVSCPLPGVLRLRHAPVASESGFLHPELPGKRSWSVIAEGGHALKVERDGDRVRVTAEGVALDVDAESGTWRFRDARGRELARCVDVSGEAQAAYPMSRHRARLALRAPPDERYLGFGEKVGPLDKRGMHFTYWNTDVVPHHPDTDPLYQSIPFFVGLREGVAWGFFLDESWRSEVDVALADVSRVAWESWGPELDCYLFAGPGIADVVKRYAALTGTPPLPPLWSLGAQQSRWGYESADDIRDVIRGYRQRGLPLDCVYLDIDYMDGYKVWTWDGARYPDPAGLVREAAAQGVRLVPIIDPALKLEPGWNVYEEAKARDYLVRYDRGGVLVGEVWPRPAVFPDLTRPEVQRWWGGLHRDFVALGMAGFWNDMNEPSCFAVQPDVGILTLTSERSEGVGRVEGNTLPYDARHGDKRHLEVHNVYALGMVKGAFEALRELRTEARPFLLTRAGFAGVQRYSAVWTGDNSSHWTQLETSLPMLMGLGLAAVAFTGVDIPGFIGRATGELLVRWMQAGTFYPLMRNHAGKGTSPQEPWRFGEPYLSLARAALERRYRLLPTLYTLMHEASETGLAPLRPLLMEAPGDAEAAGAFDQFLFGRDLLVAPVVRPGQTKRLAYLPAGEWLEWPGLERTGAVRQGGQHVIAEGPLDTVPVWLRAGGAVALTRPAMHTTDANWKHLEWHVHAAPEVHGRLYEDAGEGYGESRLTVLRGGVTDGVLRLERSETGTFKRARTEETLRVYGLKSVKHVTGARAHRFDNGVLELQVSADWTRLDVTP; encoded by the coding sequence ATGCACGTCGCTGACGCCCACGTCGAACCCTACCGGCTGCGCCTGTCCGGCCGGCATGCCGTCCTGGAGGTGTCGTGTCCGCTGCCCGGGGTGCTCCGGCTGCGGCACGCGCCGGTGGCGTCGGAGAGCGGCTTCCTCCATCCCGAGCTGCCCGGCAAGCGGTCCTGGTCCGTCATCGCCGAAGGGGGCCACGCGCTGAAGGTGGAGCGCGACGGCGACCGCGTGCGGGTGACGGCGGAGGGCGTGGCCCTGGACGTGGACGCGGAGTCGGGGACGTGGCGCTTCCGCGACGCGCGGGGGCGCGAGCTGGCGCGCTGCGTGGACGTGTCCGGTGAGGCGCAGGCCGCGTATCCCATGAGCCGGCATCGCGCGAGACTGGCGCTGCGGGCGCCCCCGGATGAGCGCTACCTGGGGTTCGGCGAGAAGGTGGGGCCGCTGGACAAGCGCGGCATGCACTTCACGTACTGGAACACGGACGTGGTGCCGCACCACCCGGACACGGATCCGCTCTACCAGTCCATCCCGTTCTTCGTGGGCCTGCGCGAGGGCGTGGCGTGGGGCTTCTTCCTGGACGAGTCCTGGCGCTCGGAGGTGGACGTGGCGCTCGCGGACGTGTCGCGGGTGGCGTGGGAGTCCTGGGGGCCGGAGCTGGACTGCTATCTGTTCGCGGGGCCGGGCATCGCGGACGTGGTGAAGCGGTACGCGGCGCTGACGGGGACGCCTCCCCTGCCCCCGCTGTGGAGCCTGGGCGCGCAGCAGAGCCGCTGGGGCTACGAGAGCGCGGACGACATCCGCGACGTCATCCGGGGCTACCGGCAGCGGGGCCTGCCGCTGGACTGCGTGTACCTCGATATCGATTACATGGATGGGTACAAGGTCTGGACCTGGGACGGGGCGCGCTACCCGGATCCGGCGGGCCTGGTGCGCGAGGCGGCGGCGCAGGGCGTGCGGCTGGTGCCCATCATCGACCCGGCGTTGAAGCTGGAGCCGGGCTGGAACGTGTACGAGGAGGCGAAGGCGCGCGACTACCTGGTGCGCTACGACCGGGGCGGCGTGCTGGTGGGCGAGGTGTGGCCCCGGCCCGCGGTGTTCCCGGACCTGACGCGCCCGGAGGTGCAGCGCTGGTGGGGCGGCCTGCACCGCGACTTCGTGGCGCTGGGCATGGCGGGGTTCTGGAACGACATGAACGAGCCGTCGTGCTTCGCGGTGCAGCCGGACGTGGGCATCCTCACGCTGACGAGCGAGCGCTCCGAGGGCGTGGGCAGGGTGGAGGGCAACACGCTGCCCTACGACGCCCGGCACGGGGACAAGCGGCACCTGGAGGTGCACAACGTCTACGCGCTGGGCATGGTGAAGGGCGCGTTCGAGGCCCTGCGCGAGCTGCGCACGGAGGCCCGGCCGTTCCTGCTGACGCGGGCGGGGTTCGCGGGCGTCCAGCGGTACTCGGCGGTGTGGACGGGGGACAACTCCAGCCACTGGACGCAACTGGAGACGTCGTTGCCCATGTTGATGGGCCTGGGCCTGGCGGCGGTGGCCTTCACGGGGGTGGACATCCCGGGCTTCATCGGCCGGGCGACGGGTGAGCTGCTGGTGCGCTGGATGCAGGCGGGCACGTTCTACCCGCTGATGCGCAACCACGCGGGCAAGGGCACGTCGCCGCAGGAGCCGTGGCGGTTCGGAGAGCCGTACCTGTCGCTGGCGCGAGCGGCGCTGGAGCGGAGATACCGGCTGCTGCCCACGCTGTACACGCTGATGCACGAGGCGTCGGAGACGGGACTCGCGCCGCTGAGGCCGCTCTTGATGGAGGCGCCCGGGGACGCGGAGGCGGCGGGGGCGTTTGATCAATTCCTGTTCGGCAGGGACCTGCTGGTGGCGCCGGTGGTGCGGCCGGGCCAGACGAAGCGGCTGGCGTACCTGCCAGCGGGTGAATGGCTGGAGTGGCCGGGCCTGGAGCGCACGGGCGCGGTGCGGCAGGGAGGACAGCACGTCATCGCGGAAGGACCGCTGGACACGGTGCCGGTGTGGCTGCGCGCGGGAGGCGCGGTGGCGCTGACGCGGCCCGCGATGCACACCACGGACGCGAACTGGAAGCACCTGGAGTGGCACGTGCACGCGGCGCCGGAGGTGCACGGCCGGCTCTACGAGGACGCCGGAGAGGGCTACGGCGAGTCACGGCTCACGGTGCTGCGCGGCGGCGTGACGGACGGAGTGCTGCGATTGGAGCGGAGCGAGACAGGGACGTTCAAGCGGGCCCGGACGGAGGAGACGCTCCGCGTGTATGGCTTGAAGTCCGTGAAACACGTCACGGGAGCCCGAGCACACCGTTTCGACAACGGCGTGCTGGAGCTCCAGGTCTCCGCGGACTGGACGCGACTGGACGTGACGCCGTAG
- a CDS encoding GMC family oxidoreductase, with amino-acid sequence MDCDWLVIGSGFGGSVSALRLVEKGYRVVMLEKGRRLQGQDFPKSNWNLKRWLWMPRLGWRGLFKMTFFRHVTVLSGVGVGGGSLVYANTLPIPKDDFFGASSWGHLAPWKEELAPHYATARRMLGATVNPLNTYPDQVLKEVGQEMGRTDFQSTSVAIYFGEPGVTVKDPYFNGEGPDRTGCNACGGCMLGCRNNAKNTLDKNYLYFAEKKGLTLHADTEVTWVRPLPGGDGYEVTAKQGTGFFRKTRRFTAKHVIFAGGVLGTMDLLLKLKDAKDGLPNLSERVGDGVRTNSEALIGIVSGNKQKDRDLSRGIAIGSILHTDEHSHLEPVRYPAGSGFFRLLMAPHVPGATAWTRMARLVGLLARKPLRFLQAWFVPDFARRTMILLYMRTMEGHLRMRRGRALTTGFRSGLTTGLQEGPAPTANMPEAFDLAKRVSDKLDGYPMTMVSETLMGIPTTAHILGGACMGDSPKTGAIDSRHRLYGYEGLYVVDGAAISANPGVNPSLTITALAERAMSFIPAARELPRGDTDATLEAPSRPHAVAS; translated from the coding sequence ATGGACTGCGACTGGCTCGTCATCGGCTCGGGGTTTGGCGGCAGCGTCAGCGCGTTGCGGCTCGTCGAGAAGGGCTATCGCGTGGTGATGCTGGAGAAGGGCCGGCGCCTCCAGGGCCAGGACTTCCCCAAGTCCAACTGGAACCTGAAGCGCTGGCTGTGGATGCCGCGGCTGGGCTGGCGCGGCCTCTTCAAGATGACCTTCTTCCGCCACGTCACCGTGCTGTCCGGCGTCGGCGTGGGCGGCGGCTCGCTCGTCTACGCGAACACGCTGCCCATCCCGAAGGACGACTTCTTCGGCGCCTCCTCCTGGGGCCACCTGGCGCCGTGGAAGGAGGAGCTGGCGCCGCACTACGCGACCGCGCGCCGCATGCTGGGCGCCACCGTCAACCCGCTGAACACCTACCCGGATCAGGTGCTCAAGGAGGTGGGCCAGGAGATGGGCCGCACGGACTTCCAGTCCACCTCCGTGGCCATCTACTTCGGCGAGCCCGGCGTCACCGTGAAGGACCCCTACTTCAACGGCGAGGGCCCGGACCGCACCGGTTGCAACGCGTGCGGCGGCTGCATGCTGGGCTGCCGCAACAACGCCAAGAACACGCTGGACAAGAACTACCTCTACTTCGCGGAGAAGAAGGGCCTCACCCTCCACGCGGACACGGAGGTGACGTGGGTGCGCCCCCTGCCGGGCGGTGACGGCTACGAGGTGACGGCGAAGCAGGGCACCGGCTTCTTCCGCAAGACCCGCCGCTTCACCGCGAAGCACGTCATCTTCGCGGGCGGCGTGCTGGGCACCATGGACCTGCTGCTCAAGCTCAAGGACGCGAAGGACGGCCTGCCGAACCTCTCCGAGCGCGTGGGCGACGGCGTGCGCACCAACTCCGAGGCGCTCATCGGCATCGTCAGCGGCAACAAGCAGAAGGACCGCGACCTGTCCCGGGGCATCGCCATCGGCTCCATCCTCCACACCGACGAGCACTCGCACCTGGAGCCCGTGCGCTACCCGGCGGGCTCCGGCTTCTTCCGTCTGCTCATGGCGCCCCACGTCCCCGGCGCCACCGCGTGGACGCGCATGGCGCGCCTGGTGGGCCTGCTCGCGCGAAAGCCCCTGCGCTTCCTCCAGGCGTGGTTCGTCCCGGACTTCGCGCGCCGCACGATGATCCTCCTGTACATGCGCACCATGGAGGGCCACCTGCGCATGCGCCGCGGCCGCGCGCTCACCACCGGCTTCCGCTCCGGCCTCACCACCGGCCTGCAGGAGGGCCCCGCGCCCACCGCGAACATGCCGGAGGCCTTCGACCTGGCGAAGCGCGTGTCCGACAAGCTGGATGGCTACCCCATGACCATGGTCAGTGAGACGCTCATGGGCATCCCCACGACCGCGCACATCCTGGGCGGCGCGTGCATGGGGGACTCGCCAAAGACAGGCGCCATCGACTCACGCCACCGCTTGTATGGCTATGAGGGGCTGTATGTGGTGGACGGCGCGGCCATCTCCGCCAACCCGGGCGTCAATCCCTCTCTCACCATCACGGCGCTCGCCGAGCGCGCCATGAGCTTCATCCCCGCCGCCCGCGAGCTGCCCCGGGGCGACACCGACGCGACACTCGAGGCGCCCTCGCGGCCCCACGCCGTCGCCTCCTGA
- a CDS encoding sensor histidine kinase, giving the protein MPAFSLHAPVSVSPGLEGRTAALLALQLRESRKRVDGLFTWLMLGQWVAAVLVALFVSPYGWEGKVRAVHLHVQTAVLLGAALSVFPVMLARVHPGEAVTRHVVAVSQMLWSALLIHLTGGRIETHFHIFGSLAVLSFYRDPKVLLSASLAIVVDHCMRGALWPESVYGQLHPEWWRFLEHAFWVAVIDAVLLVACRDALRDLRERAGRQALAEAASEEELALRAGQLDAAVREVHAFRDHAERMERLASLGQLTATVSHELRNPLAAARTAHAFVLRRLSKAEAWPCDPRIPRFLDIIDRELQACSVIISDLLDYAKGRPPRRTPCPLKPLVEEAISVVPRREGVRVNNQVPDGLPVPHLDREQFRQVLINLIQNAVEAIPPERTGTVCVHADARGEGGWSLRVTDDGPGIPAPLLERIFEPMFTTKLRGTGLGLAIVKRLVQDHGARIQAESDFGHGSRFTVLFPDASIQAAGAVAHP; this is encoded by the coding sequence ATGCCAGCCTTTTCCCTTCATGCTCCGGTGAGTGTCTCTCCAGGTCTGGAAGGGCGGACGGCGGCGCTTCTGGCATTGCAGCTGCGTGAGTCTCGCAAGCGGGTGGATGGCCTGTTCACCTGGCTGATGCTGGGGCAGTGGGTGGCCGCGGTGCTGGTGGCGCTGTTCGTGTCTCCCTATGGCTGGGAGGGCAAGGTGCGCGCGGTGCACCTGCACGTGCAGACGGCGGTGCTGCTGGGCGCGGCGCTGAGCGTGTTCCCGGTGATGCTCGCGCGCGTGCACCCGGGGGAGGCGGTGACGCGTCACGTGGTGGCGGTGAGCCAGATGCTCTGGTCCGCGCTGCTCATCCACCTGACGGGGGGCCGCATCGAGACGCACTTCCACATCTTCGGGTCGCTGGCGGTGCTGTCCTTCTACCGCGACCCGAAGGTGCTGCTCAGCGCCAGCCTGGCCATCGTGGTGGACCACTGCATGCGCGGCGCGCTGTGGCCGGAGTCCGTCTACGGCCAACTGCACCCGGAGTGGTGGCGCTTCCTGGAGCACGCCTTCTGGGTGGCCGTCATCGACGCGGTGTTGCTCGTCGCCTGCCGGGACGCGCTGCGCGACCTGCGGGAGCGGGCCGGGCGCCAGGCCCTGGCGGAGGCCGCCAGTGAAGAGGAGCTGGCGCTGCGGGCCGGGCAACTGGACGCCGCCGTGCGCGAGGTGCATGCCTTCCGCGACCACGCGGAGCGGATGGAGCGGCTGGCGTCGCTGGGGCAGCTCACCGCGACCGTCAGCCACGAGCTGCGCAACCCGCTGGCCGCCGCGCGCACCGCGCACGCGTTCGTCCTGCGCCGGCTGAGCAAGGCGGAGGCCTGGCCGTGCGACCCGCGCATCCCGCGCTTCCTGGACATCATCGACCGGGAGCTGCAGGCGTGCTCGGTCATCATCTCCGACCTGCTGGACTACGCGAAGGGCCGGCCTCCGCGCCGCACGCCCTGTCCGCTCAAGCCGCTGGTGGAGGAGGCCATCAGCGTGGTGCCCCGTCGCGAGGGCGTGCGCGTGAACAACCAGGTGCCGGACGGGCTGCCGGTGCCGCACCTGGACCGAGAGCAGTTCCGGCAGGTGTTGATCAACCTCATCCAGAACGCGGTGGAGGCCATCCCGCCGGAGCGCACCGGGACGGTCTGCGTGCACGCCGACGCGCGGGGCGAGGGAGGCTGGAGCCTGCGCGTGACGGACGACGGGCCGGGCATCCCCGCGCCGCTCCTGGAGCGCATCTTCGAGCCCATGTTCACCACCAAGCTGCGCGGCACGGGGCTGGGGCTCGCCATCGTGAAGCGGCTGGTGCAGGACCACGGCGCGCGCATCCAGGCGGAGAGCGACTTCGGCCATGGCTCGCGCTTCACAGTCCTCTTCCCGGACGCGTCTATCCAGGCGGCCGGTGCCGTAGCGCATCCCTGA
- a CDS encoding DUF2378 family protein has product MQAQAKPFPEAGSVDADWAVRRMAATEQDTARGMFFLGVLESVRTGVGEEAVAACRAVTDERRFVGFFNYPVASFLKLTQVAARLLSPRWGGFDEALRQMGMQGTRSFLESAVGRTFLLLAAGDARKLVSNLPSGYQMAVSYGERSVDWKGEGDALFVMRRDFLPAAYHEGVLREVLTMVGARNPRVQGRKLGLLDTEYHITWEAPVTVAPGAPKESRWRVFQ; this is encoded by the coding sequence ATGCAGGCACAGGCGAAGCCTTTCCCGGAAGCGGGCTCAGTGGACGCGGACTGGGCGGTGCGGCGAATGGCGGCGACGGAGCAGGACACCGCCCGGGGCATGTTCTTCCTGGGAGTGCTGGAGTCGGTGCGCACCGGCGTGGGCGAGGAGGCGGTGGCCGCGTGCCGGGCCGTCACCGACGAGCGCCGCTTCGTGGGCTTCTTCAACTACCCGGTGGCCAGCTTCCTCAAGCTGACGCAGGTGGCGGCGCGGCTGCTGTCCCCGCGCTGGGGCGGCTTCGACGAAGCGCTGCGGCAGATGGGCATGCAGGGCACGCGCAGCTTCCTGGAGTCCGCGGTGGGCCGCACGTTCCTGCTCCTGGCCGCGGGCGACGCGCGCAAGCTCGTGTCGAACCTGCCGTCCGGCTACCAGATGGCGGTGAGCTACGGGGAGCGCTCCGTCGACTGGAAGGGGGAGGGGGACGCGCTGTTCGTCATGCGGCGCGACTTCCTGCCGGCCGCCTACCACGAGGGCGTCCTGCGCGAGGTGCTCACCATGGTGGGGGCCCGCAACCCGCGCGTCCAGGGGCGCAAGCTGGGCCTGCTGGACACCGAGTACCACATCACCTGGGAGGCGCCCGTCACGGTGGCCCCGGGCGCCCCGAAGGAGTCCCGCTGGCGGGTGTTCCAGTAG
- a CDS encoding SOS response-associated peptidase, with the protein MCGRVTVRTSPAQLVAELELAGARATLERERFNLCPTQLLPVVPNDGARLLDVFRWGLIPSWAKDASIGNKLINARGETVAEKPSFRSALKRRRCLVVVDGWYEWKQSTKPKTPYFFHHRDGKPLALAGLWEEWTAPDTGEVLRTCTIITTGPNALMAPIHDRMPVILSPEGQSVWLRPEPQEAAVLLPLLVPAPEAPLDVYEVARGVNSPANDSPECVARIAA; encoded by the coding sequence ATGTGTGGCCGAGTCACCGTCCGGACCTCTCCCGCGCAGCTCGTCGCCGAGCTGGAGCTCGCGGGCGCGCGCGCGACGCTGGAGCGCGAGCGTTTCAATCTCTGTCCCACGCAGCTGTTGCCCGTGGTGCCCAATGACGGCGCGCGGCTCTTGGACGTGTTCCGCTGGGGGCTCATCCCGTCCTGGGCGAAGGACGCGTCCATCGGCAACAAGCTCATCAACGCGCGCGGTGAGACGGTGGCGGAGAAGCCCAGCTTCCGCTCGGCGCTGAAGCGCAGGCGGTGCCTGGTGGTGGTGGACGGCTGGTACGAGTGGAAGCAGTCCACGAAGCCCAAGACGCCGTACTTCTTCCACCACCGCGACGGGAAGCCGCTGGCGCTGGCGGGGCTGTGGGAGGAGTGGACGGCGCCGGACACCGGCGAGGTGCTACGCACCTGCACCATCATCACCACCGGCCCCAACGCGCTGATGGCGCCCATCCATGACCGGATGCCCGTCATCCTGTCGCCGGAAGGCCAGTCGGTGTGGCTGCGCCCGGAGCCCCAGGAGGCGGCCGTCCTGCTGCCGCTGCTCGTGCCCGCGCCGGAAGCGCCGCTGGACGTCTATGAAGTGGCGCGCGGGGTGAACTCGCCCGCCAATGACAGCCCGGAGTGCGTGGCCCGCATCGCGGCCTGA
- a CDS encoding response regulator, which produces MPDATTPPLILIIDDEPELEVMARYLELEGYSVLTATNGEEGLLALASCRKPCIVLLDLMMPVMDGYGFLRRLNDDATLCGLPVFVLTASFQTERMAGVVGLLQKPLHMELLLEAVAPYCPCPPSGEKEQSSAG; this is translated from the coding sequence GTGCCCGACGCGACGACCCCGCCCCTGATTCTCATCATCGATGACGAGCCGGAGCTGGAAGTGATGGCCCGGTACCTCGAGCTCGAAGGCTACTCCGTCCTGACGGCGACCAATGGCGAGGAGGGGCTGCTGGCCCTGGCCTCCTGCCGCAAGCCCTGCATCGTCCTGCTGGATTTGATGATGCCGGTGATGGACGGCTACGGCTTCCTCCGGCGCCTGAACGACGATGCGACCCTCTGCGGACTCCCCGTCTTCGTGCTCACCGCCAGCTTCCAGACGGAGCGCATGGCGGGCGTCGTGGGGCTGCTACAGAAGCCCCTGCACATGGAGCTGCTGCTGGAGGCCGTCGCGCCGTACTGCCCCTGCCCGCCGTCTGGAGAGAAGGAGCAATCCTCGGCGGGCTAG
- a CDS encoding PAS domain-containing hybrid sensor histidine kinase/response regulator translates to MPELPPSAYPALFEHTRDGVLVLDPTLRVVAVNRAAEALLGPRDLLMGQPVDRLLPGWTPPQVSPADASPHESDCHVGPVHPVRVTAVPQDGGWMLLLRGMDAAQTAESILRQQKEFFEAVVRHSPVAIITISRAFEVLTWNPAAERLFGYTPQEALGRNILKLVANADGILPEAEETSREVLRKDRVHVVTKRVRKDGTVVDVELRALPVTVAGQSMGFIAIYHDVTDLQRARQAAEDANQAKSLFLATVSHEIRTPMNAIIGMAGLLMDTALTPEQRDFASTIRQSGDALLGLLNDMLDFSKIEAGRVELEQQPFNLRQCVESVLDLLAMRASEKSLDLGYHVTDETPVTVVGDGARLRQVLLNLVGNAVKFTERGGVSISVDTPRQPLAPGGLFELHFAVQDTGLGISESARGGLFQPFNQLNESVSRRYGGTGLGLAISKRLVEAMGGRLWMESEGVPGRGATFHFTFQAREAPRSADALRPDALKLHGRRVLVVDDNAINRKLLGRQLAAWGMAIVEVGSGAEALSKLESGARFDLAILDHRMPVMDGPTLAAHIRQQRDARELPLLLLTSYDQRDAQPPGLFTAVLPRPVKASQLHDALMTCLAQDLISARPLPVAPAPATRERSVFNTRPGEQMPLRILLVEDNPTNQKLALLVLERLGYPADTANNGREGLNLLAKNRYDVVLMDVQMPELDGLETTRQLRKDVPMREQPWVIAMTANAMTADRRECLDAGMDDFLSKPIRVEELISALRRAWERLPREPGAAPIARVPEVARPGAPRIRGLEAGALDRLWQSLDGQVERMLPELVDTALESMPRLMDDARDALARGELETLARAAHTLKSNAAYFGAATLESLCWDIEQRADARVLEGLEPLVAHCQEALEESRQLLEQLKRTVR, encoded by the coding sequence TTGCCCGAACTGCCACCCAGCGCGTATCCGGCCTTGTTCGAGCACACGCGAGACGGCGTGCTCGTCCTGGACCCGACCCTGCGGGTCGTGGCCGTGAACCGCGCCGCGGAGGCGCTGCTGGGGCCCCGTGACCTGTTGATGGGTCAGCCGGTGGATCGCCTGCTGCCGGGTTGGACGCCCCCCCAGGTTTCGCCGGCGGACGCTTCTCCCCATGAGTCGGACTGCCACGTGGGCCCGGTGCACCCGGTGCGCGTGACGGCCGTGCCGCAGGACGGGGGCTGGATGCTGCTGCTCCGGGGAATGGACGCCGCCCAGACGGCCGAGTCCATCCTCCGGCAGCAGAAGGAGTTCTTCGAGGCGGTGGTGCGCCACAGCCCGGTGGCCATCATCACCATCAGCCGCGCCTTCGAGGTCCTCACCTGGAACCCCGCCGCGGAGCGGCTCTTCGGCTACACGCCGCAGGAGGCGCTGGGGCGCAACATCCTCAAGCTGGTGGCCAACGCGGACGGCATCCTTCCGGAGGCGGAGGAGACGTCGCGCGAGGTGCTGCGCAAGGACCGCGTGCACGTCGTCACCAAGCGCGTGCGCAAGGACGGCACGGTGGTGGACGTGGAGCTGCGCGCGCTGCCGGTGACGGTGGCCGGGCAGTCCATGGGCTTCATCGCCATCTACCACGACGTCACCGACCTCCAGCGGGCGCGCCAGGCCGCCGAGGACGCCAACCAGGCCAAGAGCCTGTTCCTGGCCACCGTGAGCCATGAAATCCGCACGCCGATGAACGCCATCATCGGCATGGCGGGGCTGCTCATGGACACGGCGCTCACGCCCGAGCAGCGCGACTTCGCGTCCACCATCCGCCAGAGCGGCGACGCGCTGTTGGGGCTGCTCAACGACATGCTGGACTTCTCCAAGATCGAAGCCGGCCGGGTCGAACTGGAGCAGCAGCCCTTCAACCTGCGCCAGTGCGTGGAGTCCGTGCTGGACCTGCTCGCCATGCGCGCGAGCGAGAAGTCCCTGGACCTGGGCTACCACGTCACCGACGAGACGCCCGTCACGGTGGTGGGCGACGGCGCGCGCCTGCGGCAGGTGCTGCTCAACCTGGTGGGCAACGCGGTGAAGTTCACCGAGCGCGGCGGCGTGTCCATCTCCGTGGACACCCCGCGCCAGCCGCTCGCGCCGGGCGGCCTCTTCGAGCTGCACTTCGCGGTGCAGGACACCGGCCTGGGCATCTCCGAGTCCGCGCGCGGCGGCCTGTTCCAGCCCTTCAACCAGTTGAATGAATCCGTGTCGCGCCGCTACGGCGGCACGGGGCTGGGGCTGGCCATCAGCAAGCGGCTGGTGGAGGCGATGGGCGGGCGGCTGTGGATGGAGAGCGAGGGCGTCCCGGGCCGGGGCGCCACGTTCCACTTCACCTTCCAGGCGCGCGAGGCCCCGCGCAGCGCGGACGCCCTGCGCCCGGACGCGCTGAAGCTGCACGGCCGGCGCGTGCTGGTGGTGGACGACAACGCCATCAACCGCAAGCTGCTGGGCCGCCAGCTGGCCGCGTGGGGCATGGCCATCGTGGAGGTGGGCTCCGGCGCGGAGGCGCTGTCGAAGCTGGAGTCCGGCGCCCGCTTCGACCTGGCCATCCTGGACCACCGCATGCCGGTGATGGATGGCCCCACGCTGGCGGCGCACATCCGCCAGCAGCGCGACGCGCGCGAGCTGCCCCTCCTGTTGCTCACGTCGTACGACCAGCGCGACGCGCAGCCGCCGGGCCTGTTCACCGCGGTGCTGCCCCGGCCGGTGAAGGCGTCGCAGCTGCACGACGCGCTGATGACGTGCCTGGCCCAGGACCTCATCTCCGCCCGGCCCCTGCCCGTGGCCCCCGCGCCCGCCACGCGCGAGCGCTCCGTGTTCAACACGCGCCCCGGCGAGCAGATGCCGCTGCGCATCCTGCTGGTGGAGGACAACCCCACCAACCAGAAGCTGGCGCTGCTGGTGCTGGAGCGGCTGGGCTACCCGGCGGACACCGCGAACAACGGCCGCGAGGGGCTGAACCTCCTGGCGAAGAACCGCTACGACGTCGTGCTGATGGACGTCCAGATGCCGGAGCTGGACGGCCTGGAGACGACGCGCCAATTGCGCAAGGACGTGCCCATGCGCGAGCAGCCGTGGGTCATCGCCATGACGGCCAACGCGATGACGGCGGACCGCCGCGAGTGCCTGGACGCGGGCATGGACGACTTCCTCAGCAAGCCCATCCGCGTGGAGGAGCTCATCTCCGCGCTGCGCCGCGCCTGGGAGCGCCTGCCGCGCGAGCCCGGCGCCGCCCCCATCGCTCGCGTCCCGGAGGTCGCCCGCCCGGGCGCCCCGCGCATCCGGGGGCTGGAGGCGGGCGCGCTGGACCGGCTGTGGCAGTCGCTGGACGGGCAGGTGGAGCGGATGCTCCCGGAGCTCGTGGACACCGCGCTGGAGAGCATGCCCCGGCTGATGGACGACGCGCGGGACGCGCTCGCGCGCGGCGAGCTGGAGACCCTGGCGAGGGCCGCGCACACGCTCAAGTCCAACGCGGCCTACTTCGGGGCGGCCACGCTGGAGTCGCTGTGCTGGGACATCGAGCAGCGCGCGGACGCCCGGGTGCTGGAAGGCCTGGAGCCGCTCGTCGCCCACTGCCAGGAGGCGCTGGAGGAGAGCCGCCAGCTCCTGGAGCAGCTCAAGCGCACGGTGCGCTGA